The following proteins come from a genomic window of Proteiniphilum propionicum:
- the sucD gene encoding succinate--CoA ligase subunit alpha, protein MSILINNDTRLIVQGITGRDGGFHASKMKVYGTNVVGGTSPGKAGELVDGIPVFNTVKDAVIETGANTSVIFVPAAFAKDAMMEAADAGINLIVCITEGIPTLDVIEAYHYIKQRGSSLIGPNCPGLISPGKSLVGIMPSMIFKQGGTGVISRSGTLTYEVVYNLTAGGLGQSTAIGVGGDPVVGLYYNELLEMFENDPETDSIVLIGEIGGDAEERAAEYIRKHVTKPLTAFIAGQEAPPDKQMGHAGAIISSGTGTAAEKIAAFEAAGVPVAKEPAQIPELLKNRRY, encoded by the coding sequence ATGAGTATTCTTATAAACAACGATACACGACTTATCGTACAGGGAATTACCGGTCGCGATGGCGGTTTTCACGCCTCAAAAATGAAAGTTTACGGTACAAATGTTGTTGGTGGTACATCACCCGGAAAAGCGGGTGAACTTGTAGATGGCATACCAGTATTCAACACGGTAAAAGATGCTGTGATAGAGACCGGGGCCAACACATCCGTTATATTTGTTCCGGCTGCTTTTGCTAAGGACGCCATGATGGAAGCTGCAGATGCGGGTATTAATCTGATTGTCTGCATAACAGAGGGTATTCCTACCCTCGATGTGATTGAAGCGTATCACTATATCAAACAAAGAGGCTCCAGTCTTATAGGTCCCAATTGTCCGGGATTAATCTCTCCCGGGAAAAGCCTCGTAGGCATTATGCCTTCTATGATTTTCAAGCAGGGAGGTACCGGAGTAATTAGTCGCAGCGGTACTTTAACATATGAAGTTGTATATAACCTTACTGCCGGCGGCTTGGGACAGTCTACAGCCATAGGTGTTGGTGGTGACCCTGTAGTGGGGCTCTATTATAATGAGTTGCTTGAGATGTTCGAGAACGATCCTGAGACCGATTCCATAGTTTTAATAGGTGAAATTGGTGGCGATGCTGAAGAACGTGCTGCCGAATATATCAGGAAACATGTTACAAAGCCCTTAACTGCCTTTATTGCAGGACAAGAGGCTCCTCCCGACAAGCAGATGGGCCATGCAGGGGCCATCATCTCCAGCGGAACAGGCACTGCAGCCGAAAAGATAGCAGCCTTTGAGGCAGCCGGTGTTCCGGTTGCTAAAGAGCCGGCTCAAATTCCGGAACTATTAAAAAACAGGAGATACTGA
- a CDS encoding M60 family metallopeptidase: protein MKRKSILFLFTLFLTGFLFSCTDKQEHIPPFLTIETQTLNFNSVSTTRDIPVKTSIENWTVMVQPDARTWMEATRIGSILRVVVSENTEFESRHGEIRVVADDLSETITVVQLGTEPAILASSEIFTLSPDGGDFSLEITSNIEYGIIIPDDAGWIKPKSGTRSVEMVKREYQFQVDWNTEETERRAEVVIKQKEGKLEKRIIVIQKAQAGYSGNTDGDIKDDLKVPVSRGTASSFQPGGEIEKSFDGDMNTLYHSSWNNAGSNYFPITLEYFFENQESIDYIVYYPRTSGPNGLFKEVEIWVATEDKPSYIKAMDYDFQGVSSPTRVSFEKTLVKPKSIKFVVNSGAGDGQGFASCAEMEFYRTNPDNTNPLTLFTDLTCTQLKAGITMDEIEKVSNNLYRNIALYMLKGTYPREFRIQDYRAWPHPDDWARVNKTSTLSLLDNPTGISVSENEEMVVFVGDTGGYPLSLKIQNLNSPGKDGYNNASFYPLSPGVNKLKVRNKGLVYLFYHTPDWQTAPQVKIHFATGKVNGYFDSQKHQASDWPRLLSAAVDDYFDLLGEHAHLTFPTNDLKTYAANNGDKLINAYDDLVRMEKEFMGLMKYNRPTVNRAYFHAMYTSYMYSTSYRTAYNVSGTDVQKAVLDVSQLKSSPWGPAHEMGHTFQTRPGFKWHGMTEVTNNVHSLYVQTQWGNASRLESENMGRYNNRYEKAYHNSFVKKVAHPGEGDVFCKLVPLWQLQLYFANARGNADVYKDLYEKIRTSPDKSTPGEQQLEFTKIMCDITGRDLTRFFRLWGFYTPFDDEVDDYGKKRITVTQTQIDRTIADIKAKGYPEVDEKIEYICDANWKVFKNRLPVQPGTATKSGTKITMKGWQNVVAYEVYKDEKLMFVSNMSSFTLDSFVTDDTKVFAIAYNGDKTEVTF, encoded by the coding sequence ATGAAACGAAAGTCAATTTTATTTCTGTTCACCCTGTTTCTGACGGGATTCTTGTTCTCTTGTACGGATAAACAGGAGCATATTCCTCCTTTTCTTACCATTGAAACCCAAACACTGAATTTCAATTCAGTATCAACTACTCGCGATATTCCTGTGAAGACGAGCATCGAAAACTGGACGGTCATGGTACAGCCGGATGCCAGGACATGGATGGAAGCAACCCGCATCGGCTCCATTCTGCGCGTGGTGGTTTCGGAGAATACTGAATTCGAATCCAGGCACGGTGAAATAAGGGTGGTTGCCGATGATCTTTCCGAAACGATCACTGTAGTTCAGCTGGGAACAGAACCGGCGATACTCGCCTCATCAGAGATATTTACCTTATCCCCTGACGGCGGAGATTTCTCTTTGGAAATTACCTCGAATATTGAATATGGTATCATCATTCCGGACGATGCCGGATGGATCAAACCAAAATCCGGAACCCGCTCAGTCGAGATGGTCAAGAGAGAATATCAGTTTCAGGTGGACTGGAATACGGAAGAAACTGAACGTAGAGCTGAGGTCGTTATTAAACAAAAAGAGGGAAAGCTTGAAAAGAGAATAATCGTAATACAAAAAGCACAAGCGGGTTATAGCGGCAACACGGATGGCGACATCAAAGACGACCTAAAAGTACCTGTAAGCCGCGGTACGGCAAGTTCATTCCAACCGGGGGGAGAAATTGAAAAGTCTTTTGATGGTGATATGAACACCCTTTACCATTCATCATGGAACAATGCAGGGAGCAATTATTTCCCGATCACGCTGGAATACTTTTTCGAGAATCAGGAAAGTATAGATTATATTGTCTATTACCCCCGGACGTCAGGCCCAAATGGTCTTTTCAAAGAGGTTGAGATTTGGGTAGCAACAGAAGATAAGCCCTCTTACATAAAAGCGATGGATTATGATTTTCAGGGTGTATCGTCTCCTACTAGAGTATCGTTCGAAAAAACCCTGGTAAAACCCAAATCAATTAAATTTGTAGTTAATTCGGGTGCCGGTGATGGACAAGGTTTTGCCTCATGTGCCGAGATGGAGTTTTATCGCACCAACCCTGACAATACCAATCCTCTCACGCTATTTACCGATCTTACTTGTACGCAACTCAAGGCCGGCATTACAATGGATGAGATAGAAAAGGTATCTAACAACCTCTACCGCAATATCGCTCTTTATATGCTGAAAGGAACCTATCCACGGGAGTTCCGCATACAAGACTACCGTGCCTGGCCACATCCTGACGATTGGGCAAGAGTGAATAAAACATCCACCTTGAGCTTACTGGATAACCCCACCGGAATTTCTGTTTCGGAAAACGAGGAAATGGTGGTTTTTGTAGGTGATACCGGAGGATATCCTTTGAGCTTGAAAATTCAAAACCTGAATAGTCCCGGTAAAGATGGCTATAATAATGCATCTTTTTATCCGCTTTCTCCGGGGGTGAATAAATTGAAAGTCCGCAACAAAGGCCTGGTTTATCTGTTCTATCATACGCCCGATTGGCAAACCGCACCCCAGGTAAAAATCCATTTCGCCACCGGGAAAGTGAACGGTTATTTCGATTCGCAAAAGCATCAGGCGTCAGACTGGCCGCGACTGCTCAGCGCGGCAGTTGATGATTATTTCGATCTATTGGGCGAGCATGCCCATCTGACATTCCCGACAAACGATTTGAAAACCTATGCAGCCAACAACGGTGATAAACTGATCAATGCTTACGACGATTTGGTCCGCATGGAAAAAGAGTTCATGGGACTGATGAAGTATAATAGGCCGACTGTTAACAGAGCCTATTTCCATGCTATGTATACATCGTATATGTATTCCACTTCATACCGGACAGCATACAACGTGAGTGGAACTGATGTGCAAAAAGCCGTTCTTGATGTTAGTCAGCTCAAATCGTCTCCATGGGGACCCGCACATGAAATGGGGCATACGTTTCAAACCCGTCCCGGCTTTAAATGGCACGGAATGACGGAAGTGACCAATAACGTGCACTCTCTCTACGTGCAGACTCAATGGGGGAATGCTTCACGGTTGGAGTCAGAGAATATGGGGCGTTATAATAACCGTTATGAGAAAGCTTACCATAATTCTTTTGTGAAAAAGGTAGCTCATCCCGGCGAGGGAGACGTATTCTGCAAACTGGTCCCGCTTTGGCAGTTACAGCTCTATTTTGCCAATGCAAGGGGGAATGCCGATGTGTATAAAGATTTGTACGAAAAAATCCGTACATCGCCCGATAAGTCCACGCCGGGCGAGCAACAACTGGAATTTACCAAAATCATGTGCGACATTACCGGCAGGGATCTCACGCGCTTCTTCCGCCTCTGGGGCTTTTACACTCCCTTCGATGACGAAGTCGACGACTACGGCAAAAAGCGCATTACCGTTACCCAAACGCAGATAGACCGCACCATTGCCGACATAAAAGCCAAAGGTTACCCGGAAGTTGACGAGAAAATTGAATATATCTGTGACGCCAATTGGAAGGTATTCAAAAACCGTTTACCCGTACAGCCGGGAACTGCTACGAAAAGCGGGACCAAAATAACGATGAAAGGATGGCAAAATGTGGTTGCTTACGAAGTTTATAAGGATGAAAAATTAATGTTTGTTTCAAACATGTCTTCTTTTACTCTGGACTCTTTCGTAACCGATGATACCAAAGTATTTGCAATAGCATATAATGGGGATAAGACAGAAGTGACGTTTTAA
- a CDS encoding RagB/SusD family nutrient uptake outer membrane protein, with protein sequence MWIDARSEGFYSMQNKSRPWHQGNSWNGISPTLTMLDRFYSKNGLPIDQDPEFDYEERFSPTVFDEDDINGEGQTQKMNIDREPRYYAWISFHNGYYECQGRYTQGSGNDAYKESNLRGIKKMKVLTQFMRNQSCGIQQRSNNYSPTGFLNKKGVHPASNSGGGGHREYPWPVVRLGGLYLDYAEACVESGDLDEAKLYLNKIRERAGIPTLETAWGRIGVSLTQAKMREIVRRERMIEMYMEHQNFWDMRRWLLAEEYFDATPVGNNIMTNNFNEFCTPTPLDGRVVAGGNAPNILRNFASPRNYLMPIPYTDVQRNKNLVQNPGY encoded by the coding sequence ATTTGGATTGATGCACGTTCGGAGGGTTTTTATTCTATGCAGAATAAATCCAGACCATGGCACCAAGGAAATTCATGGAATGGTATTTCACCTACCTTAACCATGTTGGACCGGTTCTATTCAAAAAATGGACTTCCCATCGATCAGGATCCCGAATTTGATTATGAGGAGAGATTTTCACCTACGGTGTTTGATGAAGATGATATCAACGGTGAAGGACAAACTCAGAAGATGAATATTGACCGGGAACCGCGTTATTATGCATGGATAAGTTTTCATAACGGTTACTACGAGTGTCAGGGAAGATATACTCAGGGTTCCGGTAATGATGCGTACAAGGAGTCAAATCTACGCGGTATTAAAAAAATGAAGGTTTTAACGCAATTTATGCGGAACCAATCTTGTGGTATTCAACAGCGTAGTAATAACTATAGTCCAACAGGATTTCTTAATAAAAAAGGTGTTCATCCCGCCTCGAATTCAGGAGGAGGAGGGCATAGAGAATACCCTTGGCCGGTAGTCAGATTAGGTGGGCTATATCTTGATTATGCTGAAGCATGTGTCGAATCGGGAGATTTAGATGAAGCAAAACTATATCTCAACAAGATTCGTGAACGAGCAGGAATTCCAACCCTTGAAACAGCTTGGGGAAGGATAGGCGTTTCACTGACGCAAGCAAAGATGAGAGAAATTGTTCGCCGGGAACGTATGATTGAAATGTACATGGAGCATCAAAATTTCTGGGATATGCGAAGATGGCTTTTAGCCGAAGAATATTTCGATGCTACTCCTGTAGGAAATAATATCATGACAAATAATTTTAACGAATTCTGTACTCCAACGCCGTTGGATGGCCGTGTTGTTGCAGGGGGGAATGCTCCTAATATTCTACGAAACTTTGCATCTCCAAGAAATTATTTAATGCCGATCCCATATACAGATGTACAGCGGAATAAAAATTTAGTGCAAAATCCCGGATACTGA
- a CDS encoding M20/M25/M40 family metallo-hydrolase, giving the protein MVLDKVRSITKAQAEAFNCGYEIHEGVADAVLVNTPENTQWAYKVAQETFGEENAVYGMHPYMGSEDFAFMLQKKAGTYCMMGNGDTFMVHHPKYVFNQDLLSRGATYWVALTEAYLD; this is encoded by the coding sequence TTGGTACTCGACAAAGTGCGCAGCATCACCAAAGCGCAAGCCGAAGCCTTTAACTGCGGATACGAAATCCATGAAGGAGTGGCTGATGCCGTGCTTGTCAACACTCCCGAAAACACACAATGGGCTTACAAGGTTGCTCAGGAAACTTTTGGCGAAGAGAACGCCGTTTACGGAATGCACCCGTATATGGGTAGCGAAGATTTTGCATTTATGCTGCAAAAGAAGGCGGGTACTTACTGCATGATGGGTAATGGCGACACGTTTATGGTGCATCACCCCAAGTATGTGTTTAATCAGGATCTGCTCTCACGCGGTGCTACGTATTGGGTAGCATTGACAGAAGCATATTTGGATTGA
- the nspC gene encoding carboxynorspermidine decarboxylase, with protein sequence MIDFSRIPSPCFVMEEELLRKNLHLIKSVKERAGVNIILAFKAFAMWRSFPIVKEYIQHSTASSIAEARLAFEEMGNSAHTYAPAYIEEDFPLFLKYSSHITFNSLSQFERFYPHVVASGKKIYCGLRINPEFSVVDTDLYNPSTPGSRLGVTSGTIGERLPEGISGLHLHNLCENNSYDLERTLEAVEKKFGRLFGQISWLNLGGGHLMTHREYDVEHLITVLKGLKERYPHLEVILEPGSAFAWETGVLVATVADIVENKGVKTAMLNVSFACHMPDCLEMPYKPRIRGAYNEPVDGKPTYRMGGNSCLSGDFMGDWSFDNPLRVGDRIVFEDMIHYTIVKTTMFNGVSHPSIGLWTKEGKFILYRKFGYEDYKNRMS encoded by the coding sequence ATGATTGATTTTTCAAGAATACCATCTCCATGTTTTGTAATGGAAGAGGAGCTGCTTCGAAAGAATCTTCACCTGATAAAATCGGTTAAGGAGCGTGCAGGCGTAAATATTATACTTGCTTTTAAAGCTTTTGCCATGTGGAGGTCGTTTCCAATAGTGAAAGAGTATATTCAGCATTCTACAGCCAGCTCTATCGCTGAGGCCAGGCTTGCCTTTGAAGAGATGGGAAATTCGGCGCATACTTACGCTCCAGCATATATAGAAGAAGATTTTCCACTGTTCCTGAAATACAGCAGTCACATAACCTTCAACTCACTTTCGCAGTTCGAGCGTTTTTATCCTCACGTAGTGGCTTCAGGGAAAAAGATTTATTGCGGATTAAGGATCAACCCGGAATTCTCGGTAGTGGATACCGATCTTTATAATCCCAGCACACCGGGATCACGCCTTGGTGTGACATCAGGCACGATAGGTGAGAGGTTGCCGGAAGGAATTTCAGGACTGCATCTGCACAACCTGTGCGAAAACAACTCATATGATCTGGAACGGACTCTGGAGGCCGTAGAGAAGAAGTTCGGCAGGCTGTTCGGACAGATTAGCTGGCTGAATCTTGGAGGCGGTCATCTTATGACCCACAGGGAGTACGATGTGGAGCACCTGATAACTGTATTGAAAGGGCTGAAAGAACGTTACCCACACTTAGAAGTCATACTGGAACCTGGTAGCGCTTTCGCATGGGAGACAGGTGTACTGGTGGCTACCGTTGCCGATATCGTGGAAAACAAAGGGGTGAAAACAGCGATGCTGAATGTGTCGTTTGCATGTCACATGCCCGACTGTCTGGAGATGCCATACAAACCCCGTATCCGTGGTGCATATAATGAACCGGTAGATGGTAAGCCTACTTACAGAATGGGAGGTAACAGCTGCCTGAGCGGAGACTTCATGGGGGACTGGTCTTTTGATAATCCATTGCGGGTAGGGGACAGGATTGTGTTTGAAGATATGATCCATTACACTATCGTAAAAACCACTATGTTTAATGGTGTTTCACACCCATCTATCGGTTTATGGACAAAAGAGGGGAAGTTTATTCTTTACAGGAAATTTGGTTATGAAGATTATAAAAACCGTATGAGCTGA
- the sucC gene encoding ADP-forming succinate--CoA ligase subunit beta, translating into MKIHEYQAKEIFATYGIPVDRSIVCRSVEDAVKAYNHMDSQKVIVKAQVHTGGRGKAGGVKLATDEIELRRHAASILGMDIKGFKVDRILIGEAVNISKEYYVSYVIDRNSKSTILMLSKEGGMDIEEVARSTPEKIYKFVIDPSAGIPDFLARESAFKLFDDINLVRQAALIFQKLYKLFLETDASLAEINPLVVTDEGKIMAIDAKITFDDNALYRHPRIAALNEPTEEEKKEQNAKSKGFSYVNLGGEIGCMVNGAGLAMATMDMIKLYGGNPANFLDIGGSSNPTKVIEAMKLLLSDKNVKVVLINIFGGITRCDDVANGLLEAFKQMKNNVPIVIRLTGTNEKEGRALLQGSLFHVAENMGEATRKAVELTNYNQD; encoded by the coding sequence ATGAAAATTCATGAATATCAGGCAAAAGAGATATTTGCAACATATGGCATCCCCGTTGATAGGAGTATAGTGTGCCGCTCAGTGGAAGATGCTGTGAAAGCTTACAACCATATGGATTCACAGAAAGTGATAGTAAAAGCTCAGGTACATACTGGTGGCAGGGGCAAAGCCGGTGGAGTGAAGCTTGCCACTGATGAGATAGAGTTACGCAGGCACGCTGCTTCCATTCTTGGCATGGACATTAAAGGATTCAAGGTTGACCGTATTCTCATAGGTGAGGCTGTGAATATTTCCAAAGAGTATTATGTTAGTTATGTGATTGACAGAAATTCTAAATCTACAATTCTGATGCTTAGCAAAGAGGGAGGAATGGATATTGAGGAGGTGGCCAGGTCTACACCCGAAAAAATTTACAAATTTGTGATTGATCCCTCTGCTGGTATTCCTGATTTTCTTGCTCGTGAGTCAGCATTCAAGCTCTTCGACGATATTAATCTTGTACGACAGGCAGCCTTAATTTTCCAGAAACTGTATAAATTATTTTTGGAAACAGATGCCTCTCTTGCCGAGATCAACCCGCTGGTGGTTACCGATGAGGGTAAGATCATGGCAATTGATGCAAAAATAACCTTCGATGATAATGCACTCTACCGTCATCCCAGGATTGCAGCCCTTAACGAGCCCACCGAGGAGGAGAAAAAGGAGCAGAATGCAAAGAGCAAAGGATTCAGCTATGTTAATCTGGGAGGAGAGATAGGGTGCATGGTAAACGGTGCCGGCCTAGCCATGGCTACAATGGACATGATCAAGCTCTATGGCGGTAATCCTGCAAATTTCCTCGATATAGGGGGAAGCTCCAATCCCACAAAGGTAATTGAAGCTATGAAACTGTTGCTGAGTGACAAAAATGTAAAAGTAGTGCTAATCAATATTTTCGGGGGCATCACCCGTTGCGATGATGTTGCAAATGGTTTGCTGGAAGCTTTTAAGCAAATGAAAAACAATGTACCTATCGTTATCCGCCTCACAGGTACCAATGAAAAAGAGGGGCGTGCTCTTTTGCAGGGTTCTCTTTTTCATGTTGCTGAAAACATGGGTGAGGCAACCCGGAAAGCAGTAGAATTAACAAATTACAATCAAGACTGA
- a CDS encoding discoidin domain-containing protein: protein MMNRLMYFQTIFLAFLLFLLSCDKETVVTLPTIGEVTYEVGYGEIAFTWNFPQEQDVEYVRVDFISDGEDKRYAFSRFSEEALITNLHAVEYSFSIRTADKNGNLSDPICIDATPLEPAYKIAAETLAIEPVVGGVAVRWENPTGKDIQINVDYLDSDGVRQLYTSISSESSGKRYVLGVHPEEQVFSYYTSNPRNFLQFSEIKTASIQPYQEVRFEDRSEWMIVDFSSQSGTGESPEKILDGNLGTFWQTNWRASDPFPHHVTFDMLSSRIVTKLGFYNRNHNNAKNAPTDFIVEGSLDGSDWKIYGSYDDFPTTRNVEIIYSLDALPNIRYIRLTFSNPRNNVVYFTLAELYVYGAFL from the coding sequence ATGATGAATAGATTAATGTATTTTCAAACAATATTTTTGGCGTTTCTTTTATTCCTTTTGTCTTGCGATAAAGAAACAGTTGTTACCTTGCCAACCATCGGAGAGGTTACCTATGAGGTCGGGTATGGTGAAATTGCTTTTACGTGGAATTTTCCTCAGGAGCAAGATGTTGAATATGTACGTGTTGATTTTATAAGCGATGGAGAAGATAAGCGATATGCATTTAGTCGTTTTTCTGAGGAGGCATTGATTACGAATTTGCACGCTGTGGAATATAGTTTTTCGATCAGAACAGCAGATAAAAACGGCAACCTGTCCGACCCTATATGTATCGATGCTACCCCTTTGGAGCCTGCCTATAAGATCGCGGCTGAGACTTTAGCTATTGAACCTGTAGTAGGTGGTGTAGCTGTTCGTTGGGAGAATCCAACAGGCAAAGATATCCAAATAAATGTGGATTATTTAGACAGTGATGGAGTGCGACAATTATATACATCGATATCATCTGAATCAAGCGGAAAAAGATATGTATTAGGTGTACATCCCGAGGAACAGGTTTTCAGTTACTATACATCTAATCCGAGAAACTTCCTTCAGTTTTCTGAAATAAAGACTGCTTCCATACAACCATACCAGGAAGTTCGGTTTGAAGATAGAAGTGAGTGGATGATTGTAGATTTTAGTTCACAAAGCGGTACAGGTGAGTCTCCTGAAAAAATATTGGATGGCAATTTGGGGACTTTTTGGCAAACAAACTGGAGGGCGTCAGATCCGTTTCCTCATCATGTTACTTTTGATATGTTGAGCAGTCGTATCGTAACGAAGTTGGGCTTCTATAACAGAAATCATAATAATGCGAAAAATGCGCCCACCGATTTTATTGTGGAAGGCAGTTTGGATGGCTCTGACTGGAAAATATACGGAAGTTACGATGATTTCCCGACAACTCGAAACGTTGAGATCATTTATAGTTTAGATGCTCTTCCCAACATTCGTTACATACGACTTACATTTAGTAATCCGAGAAATAATGTTGTCTATTTTACGTTAGCAGAGCTTTATGTATATGGGGCTTTTCTATAA
- a CDS encoding nitroreductase family protein, whose amino-acid sequence MNDFQCLLIRRRSIRKFKKENLSPDETQKILEAALLSPTSKNRHSWEFIIVEDREMLSKLSACKPNSGAFIADAALAVIVAGNPLESDAWIEDASIAAINMQLQAEELGIGSCWVQVRNRYYSDKVSSGDYINELLQIPMPIEVLCVIAFGKKEKEKAPADPDNLHWEKVHIEFFKTITG is encoded by the coding sequence ATGAACGATTTTCAGTGTTTACTTATCAGGCGCAGAAGCATCAGGAAATTTAAAAAAGAGAACCTGTCGCCTGATGAAACCCAAAAAATTCTTGAAGCTGCCCTGCTGTCCCCTACATCAAAAAACAGACATTCTTGGGAGTTTATTATTGTTGAAGACAGGGAAATGCTTTCTAAGCTTTCTGCTTGTAAGCCGAATAGTGGCGCTTTTATTGCCGATGCTGCCCTGGCAGTTATAGTTGCTGGTAATCCGCTTGAAAGTGATGCATGGATTGAGGATGCTTCCATAGCTGCAATAAACATGCAGCTTCAGGCCGAAGAGCTGGGTATAGGCAGTTGCTGGGTGCAGGTGAGGAACCGTTACTACTCTGATAAGGTGTCGTCGGGCGATTATATAAACGAATTACTTCAGATACCCATGCCCATTGAGGTCCTTTGTGTGATTGCCTTTGGTAAAAAAGAGAAAGAGAAGGCACCTGCTGATCCTGATAATCTGCACTGGGAAAAGGTACATATAGAATTTTTCAAAACAATAACCGGATAA
- a CDS encoding Gfo/Idh/MocA family protein gives MTKTNLFFLSLLLVVFAACTTNVNKAGSENPSRYVIQTEVPERPAGQKDVLGLVAPRLDTVRVGFIGLGMRGPGAVQRFTHIPGTQIVALCDLHADRVEKAQTILDRAGLPLAAGYSGSEDAWKELCQRDDIDLVYIATDWKHHAEMMVYAMEQGKHVACEVPASMTLDEIWSVVNTAERTQKHAMQLENCVYDFFELTTLNMVQQGLFGEVLHAEGSYIHDLSDFWGYYEGDWRLQYNKEFRGDVYATHGMGPAAQVMNLHRGDKMNILVSMDTKPVNIPEYLIEKRGMDPDSAYNFANGQNTMTMIRTENGKTIHIQHDVASPRPYSRMYQVSGTKGFANKYPNEGYAVQGKSLDADIAPNLENLSAHNYVSQEVKEALMKKYKHRIHRELEEKAKEVGGHGGMDFIMDYRLIYCLRNGLPLDMDVYDLAEWCSLAELSRISIENNNAPVAVPDFTRGNWNKVQGFKHAFAD, from the coding sequence ATGACAAAGACAAATTTATTTTTTTTATCATTACTGCTTGTCGTTTTTGCAGCGTGTACCACAAACGTTAATAAAGCAGGCAGTGAAAATCCTTCCCGTTATGTTATTCAAACGGAAGTGCCTGAACGTCCTGCAGGACAAAAAGATGTACTTGGCTTGGTTGCACCCAGGCTCGATACGGTAAGGGTGGGTTTTATCGGGCTTGGAATGCGAGGCCCGGGAGCTGTGCAGCGATTTACACACATTCCAGGCACTCAGATAGTAGCATTATGCGATCTGCACGCCGACAGGGTGGAAAAAGCACAAACCATACTCGATAGAGCAGGCCTGCCCCTCGCTGCAGGATATAGCGGAAGCGAAGATGCCTGGAAAGAACTTTGTCAGCGCGATGATATTGATCTGGTTTATATTGCTACCGACTGGAAACATCATGCCGAAATGATGGTTTACGCAATGGAGCAGGGTAAGCATGTGGCATGTGAAGTACCGGCATCAATGACCCTAGATGAGATATGGTCGGTGGTGAACACAGCAGAAAGGACTCAGAAGCATGCAATGCAGCTCGAAAATTGCGTATATGATTTCTTTGAGCTCACGACTCTGAATATGGTGCAACAAGGCCTTTTCGGTGAGGTACTCCATGCCGAAGGTTCGTATATCCATGATCTGTCCGATTTCTGGGGATACTATGAAGGGGATTGGCGCTTGCAATACAATAAGGAGTTCAGGGGTGACGTTTATGCTACTCATGGCATGGGGCCGGCTGCTCAGGTGATGAACCTGCATCGTGGGGATAAGATGAACATATTAGTTTCTATGGATACCAAACCGGTAAATATTCCTGAATATCTCATTGAAAAGAGGGGAATGGATCCGGATAGTGCTTACAACTTTGCCAATGGTCAGAATACAATGACAATGATACGAACTGAAAATGGCAAAACCATTCATATTCAGCACGATGTGGCGTCGCCACGTCCATATTCACGTATGTATCAGGTTAGTGGAACAAAAGGTTTTGCTAATAAATATCCCAATGAGGGTTATGCTGTTCAAGGTAAATCCCTGGATGCTGATATTGCACCCAATCTAGAGAACCTGAGTGCCCATAACTATGTATCGCAAGAGGTAAAAGAAGCTTTGATGAAAAAATATAAACACCGCATTCATCGCGAGCTGGAAGAGAAGGCAAAAGAGGTAGGTGGTCACGGAGGTATGGATTTTATTATGGATTACCGTTTGATCTATTGTTTACGGAACGGTTTGCCTTTGGATATGGATGTATACGACTTAGCTGAATGGTGCTCATTGGCTGAACTAAGCCGCATCTCAATTGAGAATAACAATGCTCCGGTAGCTGTACCCGATTTCACACGTGGTAACTGGAACAAGGTTCAGGGATTCAAACATGCTTTTGCAGATTAA